Proteins encoded by one window of Nasonia vitripennis strain AsymCx chromosome 5, Nvit_psr_1.1, whole genome shotgun sequence:
- the LOC100117171 gene encoding inactive ubiquitin carboxyl-terminal hydrolase MINDY-4B isoform X1, with translation MCTAMESTNTNRGSSAMVAKKSSGARKLNAVARALATAGTVSRQYRSGAGERILYPRNTRTLAKTPVTGGTPIDEETCMALRMLVFGSCASPPKAEWARTGLTLRAVGQNLSFGLRAPRNSTRGLITAVQAIMLKHFLFKLTKQETRCSPDVLLKPSYEKQVVVLTASIAEIIWRCAGGFAVQNASASFNSAASSLNIPKAVVVLPQETPYLQHSVQYFQDGLTETLHLFEFTTLDDLEIFIKRYLYLFQDEGGPGAKILLYSAILSRGLSKVRNDMEDPRASILSGCPEEGPLSLVVLAITGRASPHLHNGVIHVGDENTYAIPQWGVLVRSEIGFLVHEGDTTASKQPGSRLKTPSLPIWVTLCLGHHGVLFNTNRELLRNYHAERRFDLQYYTCGGSHATLTVDTRARENASGIEGSAARETMDIAATPLEKLIHSKWQDAQVQWNGTPVL, from the exons ATGTGCACTGCCATGGAAAGTACTAATACTAA CCGTGGCAGCAGCGCAATGGTAGCGAAGAAGTCCAGCGGCGCGAGGAAGCTCAACGCCGTGGCGAGAGCATTGGCCACCGCGGGCACGGTCTCGCGCCAGTATCGATCAGGAGCCGGTG AGCGGATCCTCTATCCGAGAAACACGAGAACTCTGGCCAAGACGCCGGTAACAGGTGGTACACCCATCGACGAGGAGACATGCATG GCCTTGCGAATGTTGGTCTTTGGGAGCTGTGCAAGTCCACCAAAGGCCGAGTGGGCTCGGACCGGTCTGACGCTTAGAGCAGTCGGTCAGAACTTGAGCTTCGGTTTGAGGGCACCTCGAAACTCCACTAGGGGACTCATCACCGCGGTTCAGGCGATAATGCTCAAGCACTTTCTGTTCAAACTCACCAAGCAGGAGACACGCTGTTCGCCGGATGT GTTGCTGAAGCCGAGCTACGAGAAGCAGGTGGTGGTTCTGACCGCCTCGATAGCCGAGATAATCTGGCGATGCGCGGGTGGCTTCGCGGTGCAgaacgcgagcgcgagcttcAACAGCGCGGCCAGCAGCCTCAACATACCCAAAGCTGTGGTGGTTCTGCCGCAGGAGACGCCGTATCTGCAGCACAGCGTGCAATACTTTCAGGATGGACTGACGGAAACT TTACACTTATTCGAGTTCACGACTTTGGATGATctcgaaatttttattaagagATATTTATACTTG TTTCAAGACGAAGGGGGTCCAGGTGCAAAGATACTCTTATACAGTGCCATTTTATCCCGAGGATTATCCAA GGTCCGAAACGACATGGAAGATCCCAGGGCATCGATTCTAAGCGGTTGTCCCGAAGAGGGTCCTTTATCTCTGGTCGTCCTCGCGATCACCGGTAGAGCGTCACCCCACCTCCACAACGGCGTGATTCACGTCGGCGATGAAAACACTTAC GCCATACCGCAATGGGGTGTGCTGGTCCGTAGCGAGATCGGCTTCCTGGTGCACGAGGGTGACACCACGGCCAGCAAGCAGCCCGGTTCCAGGCTAAAAACGCCAAGCTTGCCAATTTGGGTGACTCTCTGTCTGGGACACCACGGAGTCCTTTTCAACACCAACAGAGAACTGCTGAGGAACTATCACGCTGAGAGGCG GTTCGATCTGCAGTACTACACTTGCGGTGGGAGTCATGCTACGTTAACCGTGGATACCAGAGCCCGAGAAAACGCATCGGGAATCGAGGGCTCCGCCGCCAGGGAGACCATGGACATCGCTGCTACTCCGCTCGAGAAACTCATTCATTCCAA ATGGCAGGACGCGCAGGTCCAGTGGAACGGAACACCAGTGCTTTGA
- the LOC100117171 gene encoding inactive ubiquitin carboxyl-terminal hydrolase MINDY-4B isoform X2 — MEEPIGTMPDNAGRSRPPTPPPMPSTPRTVICRPCELRREKPTYLRDRERILYPRNTRTLAKTPVTGGTPIDEETCMALRMLVFGSCASPPKAEWARTGLTLRAVGQNLSFGLRAPRNSTRGLITAVQAIMLKHFLFKLTKQETRCSPDVLLKPSYEKQVVVLTASIAEIIWRCAGGFAVQNASASFNSAASSLNIPKAVVVLPQETPYLQHSVQYFQDGLTETLHLFEFTTLDDLEIFIKRYLYLFQDEGGPGAKILLYSAILSRGLSKVRNDMEDPRASILSGCPEEGPLSLVVLAITGRASPHLHNGVIHVGDENTYAIPQWGVLVRSEIGFLVHEGDTTASKQPGSRLKTPSLPIWVTLCLGHHGVLFNTNRELLRNYHAERRFDLQYYTCGGSHATLTVDTRARENASGIEGSAARETMDIAATPLEKLIHSKWQDAQVQWNGTPVL; from the exons ATGGAGGAGCCGATCGGGACGATGCCGGATAACGCCGGCAGGAGCAGGCCACCGACGCCCCCGCCGATGCCCAGCACGCCCAGGACTGTAATCTGCCGACCCTGCGAGCTGCGCCGCGAGAAACCTACTTACCTCAGGGATAGAG AGCGGATCCTCTATCCGAGAAACACGAGAACTCTGGCCAAGACGCCGGTAACAGGTGGTACACCCATCGACGAGGAGACATGCATG GCCTTGCGAATGTTGGTCTTTGGGAGCTGTGCAAGTCCACCAAAGGCCGAGTGGGCTCGGACCGGTCTGACGCTTAGAGCAGTCGGTCAGAACTTGAGCTTCGGTTTGAGGGCACCTCGAAACTCCACTAGGGGACTCATCACCGCGGTTCAGGCGATAATGCTCAAGCACTTTCTGTTCAAACTCACCAAGCAGGAGACACGCTGTTCGCCGGATGT GTTGCTGAAGCCGAGCTACGAGAAGCAGGTGGTGGTTCTGACCGCCTCGATAGCCGAGATAATCTGGCGATGCGCGGGTGGCTTCGCGGTGCAgaacgcgagcgcgagcttcAACAGCGCGGCCAGCAGCCTCAACATACCCAAAGCTGTGGTGGTTCTGCCGCAGGAGACGCCGTATCTGCAGCACAGCGTGCAATACTTTCAGGATGGACTGACGGAAACT TTACACTTATTCGAGTTCACGACTTTGGATGATctcgaaatttttattaagagATATTTATACTTG TTTCAAGACGAAGGGGGTCCAGGTGCAAAGATACTCTTATACAGTGCCATTTTATCCCGAGGATTATCCAA GGTCCGAAACGACATGGAAGATCCCAGGGCATCGATTCTAAGCGGTTGTCCCGAAGAGGGTCCTTTATCTCTGGTCGTCCTCGCGATCACCGGTAGAGCGTCACCCCACCTCCACAACGGCGTGATTCACGTCGGCGATGAAAACACTTAC GCCATACCGCAATGGGGTGTGCTGGTCCGTAGCGAGATCGGCTTCCTGGTGCACGAGGGTGACACCACGGCCAGCAAGCAGCCCGGTTCCAGGCTAAAAACGCCAAGCTTGCCAATTTGGGTGACTCTCTGTCTGGGACACCACGGAGTCCTTTTCAACACCAACAGAGAACTGCTGAGGAACTATCACGCTGAGAGGCG GTTCGATCTGCAGTACTACACTTGCGGTGGGAGTCATGCTACGTTAACCGTGGATACCAGAGCCCGAGAAAACGCATCGGGAATCGAGGGCTCCGCCGCCAGGGAGACCATGGACATCGCTGCTACTCCGCTCGAGAAACTCATTCATTCCAA ATGGCAGGACGCGCAGGTCCAGTGGAACGGAACACCAGTGCTTTGA
- the LOC100117171 gene encoding inactive ubiquitin carboxyl-terminal hydrolase MINDY-4B isoform X3, translating into MMTLSVRAAKCAALMAEPDELYPERILYPRNTRTLAKTPVTGGTPIDEETCMALRMLVFGSCASPPKAEWARTGLTLRAVGQNLSFGLRAPRNSTRGLITAVQAIMLKHFLFKLTKQETRCSPDVLLKPSYEKQVVVLTASIAEIIWRCAGGFAVQNASASFNSAASSLNIPKAVVVLPQETPYLQHSVQYFQDGLTETLHLFEFTTLDDLEIFIKRYLYLFQDEGGPGAKILLYSAILSRGLSKVRNDMEDPRASILSGCPEEGPLSLVVLAITGRASPHLHNGVIHVGDENTYAIPQWGVLVRSEIGFLVHEGDTTASKQPGSRLKTPSLPIWVTLCLGHHGVLFNTNRELLRNYHAERRFDLQYYTCGGSHATLTVDTRARENASGIEGSAARETMDIAATPLEKLIHSKWQDAQVQWNGTPVL; encoded by the exons atgATGACCCTGTCCGTGAGGGCAGCCAAGTGCGCCGCTCTGATGGCTGAACCGGACGAGCTTTATCCAG AGCGGATCCTCTATCCGAGAAACACGAGAACTCTGGCCAAGACGCCGGTAACAGGTGGTACACCCATCGACGAGGAGACATGCATG GCCTTGCGAATGTTGGTCTTTGGGAGCTGTGCAAGTCCACCAAAGGCCGAGTGGGCTCGGACCGGTCTGACGCTTAGAGCAGTCGGTCAGAACTTGAGCTTCGGTTTGAGGGCACCTCGAAACTCCACTAGGGGACTCATCACCGCGGTTCAGGCGATAATGCTCAAGCACTTTCTGTTCAAACTCACCAAGCAGGAGACACGCTGTTCGCCGGATGT GTTGCTGAAGCCGAGCTACGAGAAGCAGGTGGTGGTTCTGACCGCCTCGATAGCCGAGATAATCTGGCGATGCGCGGGTGGCTTCGCGGTGCAgaacgcgagcgcgagcttcAACAGCGCGGCCAGCAGCCTCAACATACCCAAAGCTGTGGTGGTTCTGCCGCAGGAGACGCCGTATCTGCAGCACAGCGTGCAATACTTTCAGGATGGACTGACGGAAACT TTACACTTATTCGAGTTCACGACTTTGGATGATctcgaaatttttattaagagATATTTATACTTG TTTCAAGACGAAGGGGGTCCAGGTGCAAAGATACTCTTATACAGTGCCATTTTATCCCGAGGATTATCCAA GGTCCGAAACGACATGGAAGATCCCAGGGCATCGATTCTAAGCGGTTGTCCCGAAGAGGGTCCTTTATCTCTGGTCGTCCTCGCGATCACCGGTAGAGCGTCACCCCACCTCCACAACGGCGTGATTCACGTCGGCGATGAAAACACTTAC GCCATACCGCAATGGGGTGTGCTGGTCCGTAGCGAGATCGGCTTCCTGGTGCACGAGGGTGACACCACGGCCAGCAAGCAGCCCGGTTCCAGGCTAAAAACGCCAAGCTTGCCAATTTGGGTGACTCTCTGTCTGGGACACCACGGAGTCCTTTTCAACACCAACAGAGAACTGCTGAGGAACTATCACGCTGAGAGGCG GTTCGATCTGCAGTACTACACTTGCGGTGGGAGTCATGCTACGTTAACCGTGGATACCAGAGCCCGAGAAAACGCATCGGGAATCGAGGGCTCCGCCGCCAGGGAGACCATGGACATCGCTGCTACTCCGCTCGAGAAACTCATTCATTCCAA ATGGCAGGACGCGCAGGTCCAGTGGAACGGAACACCAGTGCTTTGA
- the LOC100116454 gene encoding tubulin beta chain-like isoform X2 gives MDSVRSGPYGEIYHPDNFVFGNSGAGNNWAKGHYTDGAELVDNVMEVIRRETESCDCPQGFQMTHSLGGGTGSGMGTLIISKIRDEYPDRIVSTFSVVPSPKVSDTVVEPYNATLSICRLMEYTDQTYCMDNEALYDICFRTLKLATPTYGDLNKLVSATMSGVTTCLRFPGQLNADLRKLAVNMVPFPHVHFFISGFAPLSPETNIKYRSCSVLELTQQMFEARNMMVACDPRCGRYLTVAAIFRGRMSMRDVDEQMYNIQHKNSPYFVDWIPNNVKTAVCDIPPTGYTISATFIANSTAIQVLFKRISEQFSAMFRRKAFLHWYTGEGMDELELTEAEACLNDLISEYQEYQEATADEFADYEEDEEEEEDYA, from the exons ATGGACTCGGTGCGATCTGGGCCCTACGGAGAAATCTACCATCCGGACAACTTCGTCTTCGGAAACTCCGGAGCCGGTAACAACTGGGCCAAGGGTCACTACACCGACGGCGCCGAGCTCGTTGACAACGTCATGGAGGTCATCAGGCGGGAGACGGAGAGCTGCGATTGTCCCCAAG GATTCCAAATGACGCATTCGCTGGGCGGCGGCACTGGTTCCGGCATGGGAACCTTGATAATCTCGAAAATCCGCGACGAGTACCCGGATCGAATAGTCTCGACCTTCTCCGTGGTACCGTCGCCCAAGGTCTCGGACACCGTAGTCGAGCCGTACAACGCGACCCTCTCGATCTGCCGACTGATGGAATACACCGACCAGACTTACTGCATGGACAACGAGGCGCTCTACGACATCTGCTTCCGCACGCTCAAACTCGCGACGCCCACCTACGGCGATTTGAATAAACTCGTGTCCGCGACCATGTCCGGCGTTACCACTTGTCTTAG GTTTCCCGGCCAGCTGAACGCCGATCTTCGCAAGCTGGCGGTAAACATGGTCCCGTTTCCACACGTGCACTTCTTCATCTCGGGCTTCGCGCCCCTCAGTCCGGAGACCAACATAAAGTACCGTTCCTGCTCGGTCCTCGAGTTGACCCAGCAGATGTTCGAGGCGCGCAACATGATGGTCGCTTGCGACCCGAGATGCGGCCGCTACCTCACCGTGGCTGCGATCTTTCGAGGCCGAATGTCGATGCGCGACGTCGACGAGCAGATGTATAATATCCAGCACAAAAACAGTCCCTACTTTGTCGACTGGATACCGAACAACGTGAAGACCGCCGTCTGCGACATTCCGCCGACGGGCTACACCATATCGGCGACCTTCATCGCAAACTCCACGGCTATCCAG GTACTGTTCAAGCGGATTTCCGAGCAGTTCTCGGCGATGTTCCGCAGGAAGGCGTTTTTGCACTGGTACACCGGCGAGGGGATGGACGAGTTGGAGCTGACCGAAGCCGAGGCTTGTTTGAATGATCTGATATCGGAATATCAGGAATATCAGGAAGCGACTGCCGATGAGTTCGCGGACTACgaggaagacgaagaagaggaggaggattACGCCTGA
- the LOC100116454 gene encoding tubulin beta chain-like isoform X1: protein MREIIQIQVGQCGNQIGSKFWEVISGEHGVDQKGQYRGKLKVELERINVYYNEVQEGKYVPRAILVDLEPGTMDSVRSGPYGEIYHPDNFVFGNSGAGNNWAKGHYTDGAELVDNVMEVIRRETESCDCPQGFQMTHSLGGGTGSGMGTLIISKIRDEYPDRIVSTFSVVPSPKVSDTVVEPYNATLSICRLMEYTDQTYCMDNEALYDICFRTLKLATPTYGDLNKLVSATMSGVTTCLRFPGQLNADLRKLAVNMVPFPHVHFFISGFAPLSPETNIKYRSCSVLELTQQMFEARNMMVACDPRCGRYLTVAAIFRGRMSMRDVDEQMYNIQHKNSPYFVDWIPNNVKTAVCDIPPTGYTISATFIANSTAIQVLFKRISEQFSAMFRRKAFLHWYTGEGMDELELTEAEACLNDLISEYQEYQEATADEFADYEEDEEEEEDYA, encoded by the exons tTCTGGGAGGTGATATCGGGCGAACATGGCGTGGATCAGAAGGGTCAGTATCGGGGTAAGCTCAAGGTCGAGCTGGAGCGCATCAACGTCTACTATAACGAGGTCCAAGAGGGCAAGTACGTGCCGCGAGCGATTCTCGTTGACCTCGAGCCAGGAACCATGGACTCGGTGCGATCTGGGCCCTACGGAGAAATCTACCATCCGGACAACTTCGTCTTCGGAAACTCCGGAGCCGGTAACAACTGGGCCAAGGGTCACTACACCGACGGCGCCGAGCTCGTTGACAACGTCATGGAGGTCATCAGGCGGGAGACGGAGAGCTGCGATTGTCCCCAAG GATTCCAAATGACGCATTCGCTGGGCGGCGGCACTGGTTCCGGCATGGGAACCTTGATAATCTCGAAAATCCGCGACGAGTACCCGGATCGAATAGTCTCGACCTTCTCCGTGGTACCGTCGCCCAAGGTCTCGGACACCGTAGTCGAGCCGTACAACGCGACCCTCTCGATCTGCCGACTGATGGAATACACCGACCAGACTTACTGCATGGACAACGAGGCGCTCTACGACATCTGCTTCCGCACGCTCAAACTCGCGACGCCCACCTACGGCGATTTGAATAAACTCGTGTCCGCGACCATGTCCGGCGTTACCACTTGTCTTAG GTTTCCCGGCCAGCTGAACGCCGATCTTCGCAAGCTGGCGGTAAACATGGTCCCGTTTCCACACGTGCACTTCTTCATCTCGGGCTTCGCGCCCCTCAGTCCGGAGACCAACATAAAGTACCGTTCCTGCTCGGTCCTCGAGTTGACCCAGCAGATGTTCGAGGCGCGCAACATGATGGTCGCTTGCGACCCGAGATGCGGCCGCTACCTCACCGTGGCTGCGATCTTTCGAGGCCGAATGTCGATGCGCGACGTCGACGAGCAGATGTATAATATCCAGCACAAAAACAGTCCCTACTTTGTCGACTGGATACCGAACAACGTGAAGACCGCCGTCTGCGACATTCCGCCGACGGGCTACACCATATCGGCGACCTTCATCGCAAACTCCACGGCTATCCAG GTACTGTTCAAGCGGATTTCCGAGCAGTTCTCGGCGATGTTCCGCAGGAAGGCGTTTTTGCACTGGTACACCGGCGAGGGGATGGACGAGTTGGAGCTGACCGAAGCCGAGGCTTGTTTGAATGATCTGATATCGGAATATCAGGAATATCAGGAAGCGACTGCCGATGAGTTCGCGGACTACgaggaagacgaagaagaggaggaggattACGCCTGA